The Cynocephalus volans isolate mCynVol1 chromosome 2, mCynVol1.pri, whole genome shotgun sequence genome window below encodes:
- the CCNB1 gene encoding G2/mitotic-specific cyclin-B1, which translates to MALRVTRNTKTNAENKAKISMAGAKRVPLATAAAYKPGLRPRTALGDIGNKVSEQLQAKMPLKKEVKTSATGKVAKKLPKPLEKAPVPEPEAEPQPQPEPEPVKEKLSPEPILVDTPSPSPMETSGCAPAEEYLCQAFSDVILAVNDVDAEDGADPNLCSEYVKDIYAYLRELEEEQAVRAKYLLGREVTGNMRAILIDWLVQVQMKFRLLQETMYMTVSIIDRFMQNNCVPKKMLQLVGVTAMFIASKYEEMYPPEIGDFAFVTDNTYTKHQIRQMEMKILRALNFGLGRPLPLHFLRRASKIGEVDVEQHTLAKYLMELTMLDYDMVHFPPSQIAAGAFCLALKILDNGEWTPTLQHYLSYTEESLLLVMQHLAKNIVMVNRGLTKHMTIKNKYATSKHAKISTLAQLNSSLVQDLAKAVAKV; encoded by the exons ATGGCGCTCCGGGTCACCAGG AACACGAAAACTAATGCTGAAAATAAGGCGAAGATCAGTATGGCAGGCGCAAAACGTGTGCCTTTGGCCACCGCTGCAGCCTACAAGCCTGGGCTGAGGCCAAGAACAGCTCTTGGAGACATTGGTAACAAAGTCAGTGAACAGCTACAGGCCAAAATGCCTCTGAAAAAG GAAGTAAAAACTTCAGCTACTGGAAAAGTTGCTAAAAAACTACCAAAACCTCTGGAAAAGGCGCCAGTGCCAGAGCCAGAGGCggagccacagccacagcctgAGCCTGAGCCTGTTAAAGAAAAACTTTCGCCTGAGCCTATTTTG GTTGATACTCCCTCTCCAAGTCCAATGGAAACATCTGGATGTGCCCCTGCAGAAGAATATCTGTGTCAGGCTTTCTCTGATGTAATTCTTGCAGTGAATGATGTGGATGCAGAAGATGGAGCTGATCCAAACCTTTGTAGTGAATATGTGAAAGATATCTATGCTTATCTGAGAGAACTTGAG GAAGAGCAAGCAGTCAGAGCAAAATACCTACTAGGTCGGGAAGTCACTGGAAACATGAGAGCCATCCTAATTGACTGGCTAGTACAGGTGCAAATGAAATTCAGGTTGCTTCAGGAGACTATGTACATGACTGTTTCCATTATTGATCGGTTTATGCAG AATAATTGTGTGCCCAAGAAGATGCTGCAGCTGGTTGGTgtcactgccatgtttattgcaagtAAATATGAAGAAATGTACCCTCCAGAAATCGGTGATTTTGCTTTTGTGACTGACAACACTTACACTAAGCACCAAATCAGACAGATGGAAATGAAGATTCTAAGAGCTTTAAACTTTGGTCTGGGTCGCCCTCTACCCCTGCACTTCCTTCGGAGAGCATCTAAGATTGGAGAG GTTGATGTTGAGCAACATACTTTGGCCAAATACCTGATGGAACTAACTATGTTGGACTATGACATGGTGCACTTTCCTCCTTCTCAAATTGCAGCAGGGGCTTTTTGCTTAGCACTGAAAATTCTCGATAATGGTGAATGG ACACCAACTCTACAGCATTACTTGTCATACACTGAAGAATCCCTTCTTCTTGTTATGCAGCACCTGGCTAAGAATATAGTCATGGTGAATCGTGGGCTTACAAAGCACATG ACTATCAAGAACAAGTATGCCACGTCCAAGCATGCTAAGATCAGCACTCTAGCACAGCTGAATTCCTCACTAGTTCAAGATTTAGCCAAGGCTGTGGCAAAGGTGTAA
- the CENPH gene encoding centromere protein H, with translation MEKQPEKQAAAEPADSGGEGGAGGPPQVAGAQAARSEDRMTLLLRLRAQTKQQLLEYKSIIDANEEKAPQQIMQEKQIEAKIEDLENEIEEVKIAFEMKNLALDRMQLSTALKKNLEKIDTKTSVLMDNMKHVLKLNKLIMKSQQESWDLEEKLLDVRKKRLQLKQASESKLLEIQTEKNKQKDDLDSMENSDKIKTIQQNLQKEIQITTVIQHVFQGLILGSKANWAEDSAFKETVLQLEKNLTTI, from the exons ATGGAGAAGCAGCCGGAGAAGCAAGCCGCCGCCGAGCCCGCGGACTCCGGAGGGGAAGGCGGGGCGGGCGGGCCGCCACAGGTCGCCGGCGCCCAGGCGGCGCGCAGCGAGGACCGCATGACCCTGCTGCTCAG gcTGAGAGCACAGACAAAACAACAACTCTTAGAGTATAAGTCGATAATTGATGCAA atgaagaaaaagctcCACAACAAATCATGCAAGAAAAGCAAATTGAAGC TAAAATTGAAGACCTGGAAAATGAAATTGAAGAGGTAAAAATtgcttttgaaatgaaaaatcttGCATTAGACAg GATGCAACTTTCAACTGCGCTtaaaaaaaacctggaaaaaattGACACCAAAACTAG tgTGCTCATGGATAACATGAAACAtgtattaaaactaaataaattaataatgaaatCACAACAG GAGTCTTGGGATTTAGAGGAAAAACTGCTTGATGTTAGAAAGAAGAGACTGC AATTAAAACAAGCTTCAGAAAGTAAGCTTTTAGAAATACAGACtgaaaagaacaaacagaaagatGATTTGGACAGTATGGAAAATTCGGACAAGATAAAGACCATACAACAAAACCTACAGAAGGAGATACAAATTACTACAGTTATTCAACATGTGTTCCAG gGCCTCATTTTGGGGAGTAAAGCCAATTGGGCAGAGGATTCTGCCTTTAAGGAAACTGTTCTGCAGCTTGAGAAGAATCTCACCACAATCTAA